From one Trifolium pratense cultivar HEN17-A07 linkage group LG1, ARS_RC_1.1, whole genome shotgun sequence genomic stretch:
- the LOC123900433 gene encoding alpha-1,6-mannosyl-glycoprotein 2-beta-N-acetylglucosaminyltransferase, which produces MASYKKPRLRDVALRRLLSVVFVTLCGVLLLIFLLGTNSTTTIETNDLESVDDNDDGSGYHRDLKFTKFQKLPQQSDLSLKVEKLNDLPPRNLDLFPNLAKDAIIVVLYVHNRPQYLKVVVESLSKVVGINETLLVVSHDGYFEEMNEIIRGIRFCQVKQIYAPYSPHLFPNSFPGVSAGDCKEKDDAEVKHCEGNPDQYGNHRSPKIVSLKHHWWWMMNTVWDGLGETRAHSGHILFIEEDHFIFPNAYRNLQILTTLKPTKCPDCYAANLAPSDVKFRGEEWESLIAERMGNIGYTFNRTVWGKIHNKARDFCFFDEYNWDITMWATVYPSFGGPVYTLRGPRTSAVHFGKCGLHQGQEENKACIDNGMANILVEDHDKVANIDSDWDVHFHKNQPGYQAGFKGWGGWGDDRDRHLCLSFADMYHSKGTAAPL; this is translated from the coding sequence atggCTTCCTATAAGAAACCACGCCTTAGAGATGTGGCTTTGCGCCGTTTATTATCTGTGGTTTTTGTTACTTTATGTGGGGTTTTGCTATTGATATTTCTACTTGGAACTAATTCAACAACAACTATTGAAACTAATGATTTAGAAAGTgttgatgataatgatgatggtTCTGGTTATCATCGCGATTTGAAGTTTACAAAGTTTCAAAAACTTCCACAACAGAGTGATTTGTCACTCAAAGTGGAAAAGCTAAATGATTTGCCTCCAAGAAACTTGGATTTGTTTCCGAATCTGGCTAAGGATGCTATCATTGTTGTTTTGTATGTTCATAACCGGCCGCAGTATCTTAAAGTAGTTGTCGAGAGTCTTTCGAAGGTTGTAGGGATTAATGAGACTTTGTTGGTTGTTAGTCATGATGGTTACTTTGAGGAAATGAATGAGATTATTCGTGGTATTAGGTTTTGTCAAGTTAAACAGATATATGCTCCGTATTCGCCTCATTTGTTTCCGAATAGTTTTCCTGGGGTTTCGGCTGGTGATTGTAAGGAAAAAGATGATGCCGAAGTAAAACATTGTGAGGGGAATCCTGATCAGTATGGAAACCACCGGTCGCCGAAGATTGTATCGTTGAAGCATCATTGGTGGTGGATGATGAACACGGTATGGGATGGATTGGGCGAAACAAGAGCACATTCTGGTCATATTCTTTTTATTGAAGAAGACCACTTTATATTTCCCAATGCGTATCGCAAtttacagattcttactacaTTGAAGCCTACAAAATGTCCTGATTGTTATGCTGCAAATTTAGCACCTTCTGATGTGAAATTCAGAGGCGAAGAGTGGGAAAGTTTAATTGCAGAGAGAATGGGAAATATAGGTTACACATTCAACCGAACGGTTTGGGGGAAAATACACAATAAGGCTAGAGATTTTTGTTTCTTCGATGAATATAATTGGGACATCACGATGTGGGCAACTGTTTATCCCTCATTCGGTGGGCCTGTCTACACGTTACGAGGCCCAAGGACCAGTGCTGTTCATTTTGGGAAATGCGGTTTGCATCAGGGTCAAGAGGAGAATAAGGCTTGCATTGATAACGGAATGGCGAATATTCTTGTAGAAGATCATGACAAGGTTGCGAACATTGATTCGGATTGGGATGTCCATTTCCATAAAAACCAGCCTGGTTATCAAGCCGGGTTTAAAGGTTGGGGAGGTTGGGGGGACGACAGAGACCGCCACTTATGCTTGAGTTTCGCCGACATGTATCACTCCAAAGGCACTGCAGCTCCCTTGTAA
- the LOC123900273 gene encoding B3 domain-containing protein REM20-like, translated as MTNTTKEFPDFFIVFLTEKHTERMLIPIAFAKLVRLKRRVMPYFILRDRRGRDWHVKVRPIGRKLYFDDGWKRFGEDNSLEENDFLVFTHIENNVFKFKIFELSSMCEKIKEMDVEEENNMMEDREEVELDDDDTNEDDDDNMMAKEEEDDDEEAYKGFGRSEHQHCRTYKDRSIGSSSAVPKLEDDEIDAKMYIREGSPFFFAKHQLYRPNQLHFPKSVIKDFCFCFSKHINLVCCHCKDVQANEIAAYHHVLPQMSATHIEKRGEICNWSDGRVYVKGWADFCTMSNITENDRCLCEIVLREDGTIEMLMVHIVNVE; from the exons ATGACTAACACTACCAAGGAGTTCCCTGACTTTTTCATAGTCTTTCTTACTGAAAAGCACACTGAGAGAATG CTTATCCCAATTGCTTTTGCGAAGCTAGTGCGTTTAAAAAGAAGGGTAATGCCGTATTTTATCCTCAGAGATCGTAGAGGAAGAGATTGGCATGTCAAAGTACGTCCTATTGGCCGAAAACTTTATTTTGATGATGGTTGGAAGCGATTTGGAGAAGATAATTCTTTAGAGGAGAACGACTTCCTTGTTTTTACACATATTGAAAATAATGTATTCAAGTTCAAAATCTTTGAACTATCATCAATGTGTGAAAAGATAAAGGAAATGGATGTGGAGGAAGAGAATAATATGATGGAGGATCGGGAGGAGGTTGAGCTGGATGACGATGACACCAacgaagatgatgatgataatatgatggcaaaggaagaagaagacgaTGATGAAGAAGCGTACAAAGGATTTGGTAGAAGTGAACATCAACATTGTAGAACCTACAAAGACC GGAGCATTGGGAGCAGTTCTGCAGTTCCAAAACTCGAAGATGATGAAATTGACGCTAAAATGTATATTCGGGAGGGAAGTCCATTCTTCTTTGCAAAACATCAGCTTTACAGACCCAATCAATTG CATTTTCCAAAAAGTGTTATTAAGGATTTCTGCTTTTGCTTTTCAAAGCATATCAACCTTGTATGTTGCCACTGCAAG GATGTTCAAGCAAATGAAATAGCAGCCTATCATCATGTGTTGCCACAAATGAGCGCAACACATATCGAAAAGAGAGGAGAAATATGTAATTGGAGTGACGGTCGAGTATATGTTAAAGGATGGGCAGATTTTTGCACAATGAGCAATATCACAGAAAATGATCGATGCTTATGCGAAATTGTGTTGCGTGAAGACGGAACAATTGAAATGTTAATGGTACACATTGTTAATGTTGAGTAG